The sequence below is a genomic window from Aureispira sp. CCB-E.
CTACCAATACCGCCTGTAATACCTACTTTTAACATTTTTATTTTTTTACGACTCTAACCCTATAAGCCTGGTAATCAAATTATTCAAAATAGCTTTTTTTTTAGTATTGTATAAAAATAGAAATTAAGTGCTAATTTTTATCTTAAAATGGTAACACTTTTATATTTCCTGCATTAATAAATAACAAACCAAACACATAAGATAAATACAAGATGACAAGGCAATTTTGGTTGCCTTACCTAAAAACCTAAACACCAAACACAAGTGGAAACTAATTCCCTTGAAACTCCATGTAACAATAGTCTTGAATTATCCCGAACAAATAAAACAAGACAATCAAAGTTAAATCGTGTCCTAAAAGATGCGATTTTTTTTTAGTAAGAGGTCAGAAAAAATAAGAACAAAAAATGGGATTATTTTTTTGCTAATCCAAGAAGAAAAAGGAAGGCTTAGCGAGCTAAGACAAGTTTTTCTGATGAAGAGTAGCGCAAAAAGAAGGCTGTTTTAGCTACGCTGCTACTGCGTGGTACTTGTTATTTTTTTTGAACGATTACTTATTTTTCTCTTCCATTCTAATAAGAAAGCGAACCTTATCTAGCTACAAATTCATTTGTAAGAATCATTATTAGTCCTAATAATTTTTTCTTAGGAAAAAAAGCCGTATTTTTTGCACCTGAAAATAACAAAACAAGCGCTTTTCTTGTTAGGACAACAAAGTAAGCATCTGTTTTTCAACATTTTCATGCTTTTTTTTATCCCAAAGCAGTTACTTGCTTGATAAAACAACAAATAGATTTTTATAAAAACACTCAATAAAGCACAAGTAAATTGGACTTGGCTTTATTAAGACTAAAGAAATGGATTGCACTAGTTGTTCCAAAACTTCATCTACAATTCCATTCATAGCTCCAAAGAATAATTTTTAATGAAAAAAATAGAACTGGAAATAGTTGCTCTTTCTCATAGTTTAGCACAAACGCAAAATTACGCTATTGTTTTAGGTGAACAAGATGGTGTCAGAAGGTTACCTATTGTTATTGGTGAATTTGAGGCTCAAGCAATTGCTGTTGCAATGGAAGGTATGGCTCCTAGTCGCCCAATGACACATGATTTGTTCAAAAACACCTTGACAAATTTTAATATTGAAATTAAAGAAATTGTCATCAACAATCTAATTGATGGTATTTTTTATGCCAACTTGATCTGTCTACAAGATGGGAAACAAACCGAAATTGATTCTCGAACGTCCGATGCATTGGCTTTGGCGGTACGATTTGGTTGCCCCATTTACACCTTTGAGTTTATTTTGGAACAGGCAGGAATCATTTTAGAAGAAGAAACAGAAAAAGAAGTACAACGTGCTAAAAATAGACGTTCTGACCGCCAACCTAGAGAAAAAACATTGGCAGAACAAAGTGTTGAAGAACTAAATGCCATCCTACAAAGTGCTTTGGAATCAGAAGATTACGAAAAAGCAGCCAAAATTAGAGATGAGCTCAACAAAAGAGAAACTTCTTAGTTTCTTTTCCTTGTAGTTCTATGAATAGCCACTCCTGTTAGAGTGGTTTTTTATTTTACTTAAGTAATCGTTCAAAAAAATAATTTGAAACCCTACATAAAAACTTAGAAAAAACTAAGACGAGTTCTTTGAAAATATGAGAGAAAAGACGAAAGGGATTTCCCTTTCAATAAAATAATGAACTAATTTTAAGCCCAATGTAAAAATTGAAAACTGTTGATTTTGTTTTTCTTGAACTTTCTTTTTTACTGGACTGTTTTGATGTAAAGCACCAAATCCCATAATAAAACAAAAAGCTAATGCACCAACAATCAACAGATTAAATATGTCATAAGCTTCCTTTAATCTTGTTTTATGCATATTAAATCCTCTTGATTTGAAATCTTTGAACATGGTTTCAATTGAAAAACGCAGTTCATATTGCCTTATAATTTCAAAGGGGTCATCTAGATTACTAATCAAAAATATTGGCTCATCATATTTAGGATCATGCCAATGCAGAAAATTTACATCTTGAATTTTCTCTTTAGAAAACTCAACAGATGGGATAAACAAAAATGTTTCTCCATCTGGTACTTTTGTAAATCGAGGTTTAAAACAGTCTCCTTGCTCATGTAAAATTGTATTCTTGGCTGTTCTTACAGCATATTTCCAGCCTAACTTTAGGCGACATAATTGCTGTATAGATGCTCCATCAAACTCTCCATCTCCTAATAAAGTCACTTTAGTTTGAGTAAAAAGAATCGGTTTTAAGATTTCGGCTGCTTGTTGAATAA
It includes:
- a CDS encoding transposase, which translates into the protein MIKRKSSHLPDIGSGLPQDIDAASRVVHAKRFLSNKWTDYKVHYLPFLIAFLRFALSKKNNNQDISLVIDGSQMGSKHVALVVSLAWKKRSIPICWVIRKGRKGHFPQQMHLDIIQQAAEILKPILFTQTKVTLLGDGEFDGASIQQLCRLKLGWKYAVRTAKNTILHEQGDCFKPRFTKVPDGETFLFIPSVEFSKEKIQDVNFLHWHDPKYDEPIFLISNLDDPFEIIRQYELRFSIETMFKDFKSRGFNMHKTRLKEAYDIFNLLIVGALAFCFIMGFGALHQNSPVKKKVQEKQNQQFSIFTLGLKLVHYFIEREIPFVFSLIFSKNSS
- a CDS encoding bifunctional nuclease family protein encodes the protein MKKIELEIVALSHSLAQTQNYAIVLGEQDGVRRLPIVIGEFEAQAIAVAMEGMAPSRPMTHDLFKNTLTNFNIEIKEIVINNLIDGIFYANLICLQDGKQTEIDSRTSDALALAVRFGCPIYTFEFILEQAGIILEEETEKEVQRAKNRRSDRQPREKTLAEQSVEELNAILQSALESEDYEKAAKIRDELNKRETS